The following proteins are encoded in a genomic region of Candidatus Leptovillus gracilis:
- the purE gene encoding 5-(carboxyamino)imidazole ribonucleotide mutase, translated as MGSTSDWETMRHATETLEEFGVPYEAKVVSAHRTPAWMAEYARTAVSRHLEVIIAGAGGAAHLPGMVAAQTVLPVLGVPVQSHALNGLDSLLSIVQMPGGVPVGTLAIGKAGAKNAALLAIAILGNKYPEYRAKLEQFRQSQTDKVLSDTLPPQ; from the coding sequence ATGCGACACGCTACGGAAACTTTAGAGGAGTTTGGCGTGCCGTATGAGGCGAAGGTGGTATCGGCGCACCGGACGCCGGCGTGGATGGCGGAGTATGCGCGCACGGCCGTTTCCCGCCACCTCGAAGTCATCATCGCCGGGGCCGGGGGGGCCGCCCACCTGCCCGGCATGGTCGCCGCGCAGACGGTGCTGCCGGTGCTGGGCGTACCGGTGCAAAGCCACGCCCTCAACGGCCTGGATTCCCTGCTCTCCATCGTGCAGATGCCCGGCGGCGTGCCCGTCGGCACATTGGCGATTGGCAAAGCGGGCGCAAAAAACGCCGCGCTGCTGGCAATTGCCATCCTGGGCAACAAATACCCCGAATACCGCGCCAAACTTGAACAGTTCCGCCAGTCTCAAACCGACAAAGTTCTCAGCGACACACTGCCACCACAATAA
- the purF gene encoding amidophosphoribosyltransferase codes for MNVDFLTNDKPHDECGVVGVYAPGREVARLAFFGLYALQHRGQESAGIATGDGRIAHLHKGMGLVAQVFNEDNLRPLKGHLAIGQNRYSTTGSSHLRNAQPFLIETIHGPLGVAHNGNITNARDLRKMLLQRGVGLSSSSDSEVITQMLAAPANAYTNTPESEGETDRWVARIRGFMDVAEGAYSLTILTRHAIYAVRDPLGLRPLCLGQLDSGGYIVASESCALHTIGANYVRDVEPGEIVRLNGSGLTSHLGKPSPKRALCIFEYVYFARPDSHFEGKVVHQVRQQLGRELAREAPVAADIIVGVPDSATPHAIGFSLESGIPYSEGLTKNRYIGRTFIQPDDHLRKVGISLKYNPLTSNLQGQRVVLIDDSIVRGNTAGPLIQLIRDGGATEVHVRVASPPVRHPCFMGVDMATYKQLIAHKMDVEGIRQRIGADSLAYLSVAGLDKAVAEAIGKQSGHCNACFSGKYPINIPDWLFEEDRDKVIFEDMWG; via the coding sequence ATGAACGTAGATTTTTTAACCAACGACAAACCCCATGACGAGTGCGGCGTGGTAGGCGTCTATGCGCCAGGGCGCGAGGTGGCCCGGCTGGCCTTTTTTGGCCTGTATGCCTTGCAGCATCGTGGGCAGGAAAGCGCGGGCATCGCCACCGGCGACGGCCGTATCGCCCACCTCCACAAAGGCATGGGCCTCGTCGCCCAGGTCTTCAACGAAGACAACCTGCGTCCGCTCAAAGGCCACCTGGCGATTGGGCAAAACCGTTACTCCACCACTGGCTCCTCCCACCTGCGCAACGCCCAGCCCTTCCTCATCGAAACCATCCACGGGCCGCTTGGCGTCGCCCACAACGGCAACATCACCAACGCCCGCGACCTGCGCAAGATGCTGCTGCAGCGCGGCGTTGGCCTCTCTTCCTCGTCAGACAGCGAAGTGATCACCCAAATGCTGGCCGCGCCGGCCAACGCTTACACCAACACCCCCGAAAGCGAAGGTGAAACAGACCGTTGGGTAGCCCGTATTCGCGGCTTTATGGATGTGGCCGAAGGCGCTTATTCACTCACCATTCTGACCCGACACGCTATCTATGCCGTGCGTGATCCGTTGGGCTTACGGCCGTTATGCCTGGGCCAACTCGACAGCGGCGGCTACATCGTCGCCTCCGAATCGTGCGCCCTGCACACCATCGGGGCGAACTATGTGCGCGACGTAGAACCGGGCGAAATCGTGCGGCTCAACGGCAGCGGCCTCACCTCCCACCTGGGCAAACCATCACCCAAACGCGCCCTGTGCATCTTTGAATACGTCTACTTCGCCCGCCCCGATTCCCACTTCGAGGGCAAAGTTGTGCATCAGGTACGGCAGCAGTTGGGCCGCGAACTGGCCCGCGAAGCGCCCGTCGCCGCCGACATCATCGTCGGCGTACCCGATTCCGCCACGCCCCACGCCATTGGCTTCAGCCTGGAAAGCGGCATCCCCTACTCCGAAGGGCTGACCAAAAACCGCTATATCGGCCGCACCTTCATCCAGCCCGACGACCATCTGCGCAAAGTGGGCATCTCACTCAAATACAACCCCCTCACCAGCAACCTGCAAGGCCAGCGTGTCGTACTGATTGATGATTCGATTGTGCGCGGCAACACCGCCGGGCCGCTGATTCAGCTAATCCGCGATGGCGGCGCGACCGAAGTCCACGTGCGCGTCGCCTCGCCGCCGGTGCGCCACCCCTGCTTCATGGGTGTGGACATGGCGACCTATAAGCAGCTCATCGCCCATAAAATGGATGTGGAAGGCATCCGCCAGCGCATCGGCGCAGACAGTCTGGCTTATCTCAGCGTCGCCGGACTAGACAAAGCGGTCGCCGAGGCCATCGGCAAGCAATCGGGCCATTGCAACGCCTGTTTTTCCGGCAAATATCCCATCAACATCCCCGATTGGCTTTTTGAAGAAGACCGCGATAAAGTAATTTTTGAAGATATGTGGGGATAA
- a CDS encoding 5-(carboxyamino)imidazole ribonucleotide synthase: MNRPFLPPSTIGILGSGQLGRMLALAARQMGYRVHVFSPDRHSPTGQIADQEFTAPYNDLDAVRQFAQSVDVVTYEFENVPAATAVTCAQFAPLHPGPQALHIAQNRLREKEFMVKHGLPVTPFVEVGSLASLLVGLEEIGAPAILKTATSGYDGKGQEKIVNHQSSIVNRHWDAIGQQPAILEAFVEFEREVSVVAARGADGSFAHFGVIENDHANHILDVSTAPANVPPKVAQDAVEMARVVLEALNVVGVLCVEFFLTSNGRLLINEIAPRPHNSGHLTIEACATSQFEQQLRAICGLPLGDPTYLKPAAMANLLGDLWFHPNSPKAQNPKSEIRNPKSPNWTAVLAHHPAIKLHLYGKQTARPGRKMGHITALAATGEEAAHIVREARARGGSLL, from the coding sequence ATGAATCGTCCATTTCTTCCTCCCAGTACCATCGGCATTCTCGGCAGCGGGCAGCTAGGCCGGATGCTGGCCCTGGCCGCCCGGCAAATGGGCTACCGCGTCCACGTCTTCTCGCCGGACCGCCATTCGCCCACCGGCCAGATTGCCGACCAGGAGTTCACCGCGCCCTACAACGATTTGGACGCGGTGCGACAGTTCGCCCAGAGCGTGGACGTGGTGACGTATGAATTTGAGAACGTGCCGGCGGCAACGGCCGTTACCTGCGCCCAATTCGCCCCCCTCCACCCCGGCCCCCAAGCCTTGCACATCGCCCAAAACCGGTTGCGCGAAAAGGAGTTCATGGTTAAGCACGGGCTGCCGGTTACGCCGTTTGTTGAAGTTGGTTCGTTGGCTAGTTTGTTGGTTGGTTTAGAAGAGATTGGCGCGCCGGCCATCCTCAAAACCGCCACCTCCGGCTACGATGGCAAAGGACAGGAAAAAATTGTCAATCATCAATCGTCAATCGTCAATCGTCACTGGGATGCTATCGGCCAGCAGCCTGCCATCCTGGAAGCGTTTGTGGAATTTGAACGCGAGGTTTCTGTCGTGGCGGCACGCGGGGCGGATGGCAGCTTTGCCCATTTTGGCGTGATTGAGAACGACCATGCCAACCACATTTTGGATGTTTCGACTGCCCCGGCGAACGTGCCGCCAAAAGTGGCACAAGACGCGGTAGAGATGGCGCGAGTGGTATTAGAGGCGCTGAACGTGGTGGGGGTTTTGTGTGTAGAATTCTTTCTGACGAGCAACGGCCGTCTCCTCATCAACGAAATCGCCCCCCGCCCCCACAACAGCGGTCACCTGACCATCGAAGCGTGCGCCACCAGCCAGTTCGAACAGCAGCTCCGCGCCATCTGCGGCCTGCCCCTGGGCGACCCAACCTACCTGAAACCCGCCGCCATGGCCAACCTGCTGGGCGACTTGTGGTTTCACCCAAACAGCCCAAAAGCGCAAAATCCGAAATCCGAAATCCGAAATCCGAAATCGCCAAACTGGACGGCCGTTCTCGCCCACCATCCGGCCATCAAACTGCACCTCTACGGCAAACAAACGGCCCGCCCCGGCCGCAAAATGGGGCACATCACCGCTTTGGCCGCTACCGGGGAGGAAGCCGCCCATATTGTGCGTGAAGCTAGAGCTAGAGGAGGATCCTTACTCTAG